A region of Paenimyroides aestuarii DNA encodes the following proteins:
- a CDS encoding YceI family protein: MTMKKWSIDPTHSEIGFKVKHMMFTNVKGYFNDYTAEIDFENDLKDANLQFAAKVNSIFTNNTDRDNHLKSADFFDAEHFPAVHFKSTNIEGNGSEYKITGDLTIKDVTNPITLNAEFSGLMTDPWGNTKVGLNLEGKINRKDFGLTYNAALETGGVLVGEEVKLNAEIQLVEQK; the protein is encoded by the coding sequence ATAACTATGAAAAAATGGTCTATTGATCCAACGCACAGCGAAATTGGATTTAAAGTGAAACACATGATGTTTACAAACGTTAAAGGATATTTTAACGATTATACTGCCGAAATTGATTTTGAAAACGATTTAAAAGATGCCAACTTACAGTTTGCAGCAAAAGTAAATTCTATCTTTACCAATAATACAGACAGAGATAACCATCTAAAAAGCGCCGATTTCTTTGATGCAGAACATTTCCCTGCAGTGCATTTTAAATCAACAAATATTGAAGGAAACGGAAGCGAATATAAAATCACAGGCGATTTAACAATAAAAGATGTGACAAACCCCATTACGCTAAACGCAGAATTTAGTGGTTTAATGACCGATCCTTGGGGAAATACTAAAGTAGGTTTAAACTTGGAAGGAAAAATAAACCGCAAAGATTTTGGATTAACCTATAATGCAGCTTTAGAAACAGGTGGCGTTTTAGTGGGTGAAGAAGTAAAATTAAACGCTGAAATTCAGCTAGTAGAACAAAAGTAA